A single Ignavibacteriales bacterium DNA region contains:
- a CDS encoding PTS sugar transporter subunit IIA, producing the protein MKISELLTPELITTDLPVSDKNQVIEAMLKLIEHDPRVLDFQKVKQSVFDREKVMSTGVGKNFAIPHGKTDGISDIIIAFGKSDNPINYSSLDGQPVYLVLLMIGRENSVSFNIKILSRISRMMSNDQFREKLRLAESAAEIRGIFAEEESKYFDL; encoded by the coding sequence ATGAAAATATCTGAACTTCTGACACCTGAATTAATCACAACGGACCTGCCGGTATCTGATAAAAATCAGGTTATAGAAGCAATGCTGAAACTTATTGAGCATGACCCGAGAGTGCTGGATTTCCAGAAAGTGAAGCAATCGGTTTTTGACAGAGAAAAAGTCATGAGTACGGGAGTCGGTAAAAACTTTGCCATTCCGCACGGCAAAACAGATGGAATAAGTGACATTATTATAGCATTCGGAAAATCTGATAATCCGATAAACTACAGTTCTTTAGACGGCCAGCCGGTGTATCTCGTCCTGCTGATGATTGGCAGGGAAAACAGCGTCAGTTTTAATATTAAGATTCTCAGCCGCATCTCCAGAATGATGTCCAATGATCAGTTCCGCGAAAAGCTCCGCCTGGCGGAATCTGCCGCGGAAATAAGAGGGATTTTTGCCGAAGAAGAATCCAAATATTTTGATTTATGA
- a CDS encoding T9SS type A sorting domain-containing protein, with product MKRFLFLRYVVVSIVISLSSTGLFAQWVQTNGPYGGQVNCFAVSESNLFAGTEGGGVFLSTNNGATWAAVSNGLTDFYIKSLAVNGTNLFAGTFSGGVFLSTDHGSNWVAVNSGLTEHEVLCFATDGENLFAGTHGGGVFLSTNNGSNWTAVNSGLAETVVQTLLVNGTNLFAGTQGAAVFLSTNNGSNWTMVNEGLPSLSSVNSLTVIGANLFASIWGGGVFLSTNNGANWNSVNSNLTNSYIHTLSVSGTNLFAATWGGGVFLSTNNGINWTSVNSGLKNYDVRSLSVNGTNLFAGTLSGVSISTNGGSNWESVNSGLTDFEVLALAMNGDNLFAGTWGGGVFLSTDNGTNWSEVNSGLSEYIVLSLAMNGTKLFAGTYGGGVFLSTNNGSDWTVVNNGLDNSFVYSLAVDGDRLFAGTWGGGVFLSTNSGTNWTAVNSGLTNSNIRTLTVHGTNLFAGTWNGEVFLSTNNGANWTLVFTGVAHSFITSFAVIGSNYFVGTYDSGVFLSTNNGTSWSAVNNSLPNLNVLSLQVSGTNLLAGTYGGVFLSTNNGTSWSQVNDGLPYLSVWSLAFSETNLFAGISAAGVWRRPLAEILTSAEENSTNLPLEFGLSQNYPNPFNSQTTIKYTAGKSGNIKLALYDVMGSQIALLKNGYHEPGEYEVGFIAEGYTSGIYFYILEADGQKIMKKMIYLK from the coding sequence ATGAAAAGATTTTTATTCTTACGTTACGTAGTTGTATCTATTGTTATCTCGTTATCAAGCACTGGTTTATTTGCTCAATGGGTGCAAACAAACGGACCTTATGGCGGTCAAGTAAATTGCTTTGCTGTGAGCGAGTCAAATCTGTTTGCCGGGACTGAAGGCGGCGGGGTGTTTCTTTCCACAAACAATGGTGCAACCTGGGCTGCTGTCAGTAACGGCTTAACGGATTTTTATATTAAATCTCTTGCTGTGAACGGGACAAACCTTTTTGCCGGGACCTTTAGTGGTGGTGTGTTTCTTTCTACAGACCATGGGTCGAACTGGGTAGCGGTGAATTCCGGTTTAACAGAGCATGAAGTCCTGTGTTTTGCAACGGATGGGGAGAATTTATTTGCCGGAACTCATGGCGGCGGTGTGTTTCTTTCTACGAACAACGGATCAAACTGGACTGCAGTCAATTCTGGTTTAGCGGAAACTGTTGTTCAAACACTTTTAGTAAACGGGACAAATCTCTTTGCTGGTACTCAAGGAGCTGCTGTGTTTCTTTCTACGAACAACGGAAGCAATTGGACAATGGTCAATGAGGGCTTGCCTTCACTTTCCTCAGTAAATTCTTTGACGGTGATCGGAGCGAACCTCTTTGCAAGTATTTGGGGTGGAGGTGTGTTTCTTTCTACGAATAATGGAGCTAATTGGAACAGCGTCAACTCCAACCTGACTAATTCTTATATACATACTCTCTCTGTTAGCGGAACCAACCTCTTTGCCGCGACATGGGGTGGAGGTGTGTTTCTTTCCACTAATAACGGGATAAATTGGACATCAGTCAATTCTGGCTTAAAAAATTATGATGTCAGGTCCCTATCAGTGAACGGAACCAATCTCTTTGCAGGCACTTTAAGCGGCGTGTCCATTTCCACAAACGGTGGGTCAAACTGGGAATCGGTTAACTCCGGATTGACAGATTTTGAAGTTCTGGCTCTTGCGATGAACGGAGATAATCTTTTTGCGGGTACCTGGGGCGGCGGTGTATTTCTTTCTACGGATAACGGTACAAATTGGAGTGAGGTCAATTCCGGATTATCGGAGTATATTGTTCTGTCTCTTGCTATGAATGGCACCAAACTTTTTGCCGGAACTTATGGTGGTGGCGTATTTCTTTCAACGAACAACGGTTCAGATTGGACGGTCGTTAATAATGGTTTGGATAATTCATTTGTTTATTCTTTGGCTGTGGATGGTGACAGACTGTTTGCAGGAACCTGGGGCGGCGGTGTGTTTCTTTCCACGAACAGTGGCACTAACTGGACGGCCGTAAATTCTGGTTTAACAAATTCTAATATTCGGACTTTGACCGTTCATGGAACAAATCTATTTGCCGGGACTTGGAACGGCGAAGTATTTCTTTCTACGAACAACGGGGCAAATTGGACGCTGGTCTTTACCGGAGTAGCTCATTCATTTATCACTTCATTTGCAGTGATTGGGTCAAATTACTTTGTTGGTACTTATGATAGTGGTGTGTTTCTTTCAACCAACAACGGGACAAGTTGGTCTGCTGTTAATAACAGTTTGCCAAATCTTAATGTCCTATCACTTCAAGTAAGCGGGACGAATCTTCTTGCCGGGACTTATGGTGGAGTGTTTCTGTCTACGAACAACGGGACGAGTTGGTCGCAGGTCAATGATGGCTTGCCATACCTTAGTGTGTGGTCTTTAGCTTTCAGTGAAACAAATCTTTTTGCTGGTATATCGGCTGCTGGCGTGTGGAGGAGGCCACTAGCTGAAATTCTAACCTCTGCTGAAGAAAACTCAACTAACTTACCATTAGAGTTTGGTCTAAGCCAGAATTATCCTAATCCTTTTAACAGCCAGACAACAATTAAATACACAGCAGGTAAATCAGGAAACATAAAACTTGCATTGTATGATGTAATGGGCAGCCAGATAGCATTGCTAAAAAATGGCTACCATGAGCCAGGTGAGTATGAAGTCGGCTTTATTGCTGAGGGCTATACCTCTGGTATATACTTTTATATTCTGGAAGCTGATGGACAGAAGATAATGAAGAAGATGATTTACTTGAAATAA
- a CDS encoding T9SS type A sorting domain-containing protein, with protein sequence MNRIIALLLCGIFTTQAQNSLPTQTSSLFSGSGNCVACHSSNGTTVLTHNGTDISPVTHWRSSIMANSSKDPLWRAFVAAEGIEFPALINTIETTCTRCHAPLGWAQAKHDGQEFFTMAQMKASPMANDGVSCTLCHQIDPGNMGSDSSYSGGYTIKPSRTIYGPYTNPLTGPMITSVNYTSVFSPHIGTSELCATCHTLFTPYFDSQNQPAGYFPEQTPYIEWKNSVYSQGGVQCQTCHMPSISDGIDISTTPPWHTTLRSPFWKHEFAGSNLFMLNMLKDNITTLGLTASASHFDTTMMRTAEMTKQKSVSLSLQNFQSGSELVVKVRLQNLAGHKIPSGIPLRRMWIHLTVSDQSGSVIFESGAWDTSGEITGKDSIFEPHHDLITSEDQVQIYEPVLANSDGQLTYTLLRAAGYIKDNRLPPAGFSSGHLSYDTVKIYGVSNDLNFNIDENGTEGTGADITEYRIPVSVSGNLIVSAEVCFQTVKPEIVHHLSHLSHPDIQQFLQLYQAQGNQPEILAQTSSQLLVTGADEAGTSAQSFRLLGNYPNPFNNQTVITYEVGNAGHLKLLVYDVMGRIMLLLKNEFHQPGMYEVDFSGENLPSGIYFYSLEAAGTSKVKKMVLMK encoded by the coding sequence ATGAATCGTATTATAGCTCTTTTACTTTGCGGCATATTTACAACGCAGGCTCAGAATTCGCTCCCCACACAAACTTCCAGTCTGTTTTCCGGCTCAGGTAACTGTGTTGCCTGCCATAGCAGTAATGGGACAACAGTGCTTACTCATAATGGGACTGATATTTCACCCGTTACACACTGGCGATCCTCTATCATGGCAAACTCATCAAAGGATCCCTTGTGGAGGGCATTCGTGGCAGCAGAGGGGATCGAGTTTCCCGCGCTGATTAATACGATAGAAACTACCTGCACAAGGTGTCATGCTCCGTTGGGCTGGGCTCAGGCGAAGCACGACGGACAGGAGTTTTTCACGATGGCTCAGATGAAAGCAAGTCCCATGGCAAATGATGGTGTTTCATGCACGTTGTGTCATCAGATAGATCCCGGAAATATGGGGAGTGACAGCAGTTATTCAGGGGGCTATACGATTAAACCCTCCCGGACGATATATGGACCTTATACAAATCCGCTTACCGGGCCTATGATAACCTCCGTTAATTATACTTCCGTATTCAGCCCGCATATAGGCACATCAGAACTTTGTGCGACCTGTCATACTCTTTTCACACCGTATTTTGATTCTCAGAATCAGCCGGCGGGCTATTTCCCGGAGCAGACGCCGTACATTGAATGGAAAAATAGTGTATATAGTCAGGGAGGTGTGCAGTGTCAGACTTGCCATATGCCTTCGATTAGTGACGGGATTGATATATCCACTACCCCGCCATGGCATACCACTCTGAGAAGTCCGTTCTGGAAACATGAGTTTGCCGGAAGCAATCTTTTTATGCTGAACATGCTGAAAGATAACATTACAACCCTTGGTTTAACTGCATCGGCCTCTCACTTTGATACCACAATGATGAGAACTGCTGAAATGACAAAACAGAAATCAGTTTCTTTGAGTCTTCAAAACTTTCAGTCAGGTAGTGAACTTGTCGTAAAAGTCCGGCTGCAGAATCTGGCCGGGCACAAAATTCCCTCAGGAATACCTCTTCGGAGAATGTGGATTCATCTTACAGTTTCGGATCAGAGCGGCAGTGTGATTTTTGAATCCGGGGCATGGGATACATCTGGCGAAATCACAGGGAAAGATTCCATCTTTGAACCTCATCATGATCTTATTACTTCTGAAGATCAGGTTCAGATCTATGAACCGGTGCTCGCCAACAGTGATGGCCAACTGACCTATACATTACTCCGCGCAGCCGGATATATCAAGGATAACCGGCTTCCGCCAGCCGGATTCAGTTCGGGGCATTTATCCTACGATACCGTCAAAATTTACGGAGTCAGTAATGACCTGAATTTTAATATTGATGAAAACGGAACAGAAGGCACTGGGGCTGATATAACTGAGTACCGTATTCCGGTTTCCGTCTCAGGTAATCTGATTGTTTCAGCAGAAGTGTGTTTTCAGACCGTTAAGCCTGAAATAGTACATCACCTCTCACATCTTTCTCATCCTGATATTCAGCAGTTTTTGCAGTTGTATCAGGCGCAGGGTAATCAGCCGGAGATACTTGCACAAACTTCTTCACAACTTCTGGTAACCGGAGCAGATGAAGCAGGCACGTCTGCACAGAGTTTCCGGCTCCTTGGTAACTATCCTAATCCTTTTAACAACCAGACCGTAATTACCTATGAAGTTGGAAATGCAGGACACTTGAAGCTGCTTGTGTATGATGTTATGGGACGGATAATGCTGCTGCTCAAAAATGAATTTCATCAGCCAGGAATGTATGAAGTTGATTTTAGCGGAGAGAATTTACCATCCGGAATATACTTTTATTCACTCGAAGCAGCAGGGACGAGTAAAGTGAAAAAGATGGTGCTGATGAAATAA